In Pseudomonas glycinae, the DNA window GCGGTCAGGCATTCGCCAATACCGAATACCGTCAGGATCCGCGCTGGCTGACCGCTGTCGGCGCGCTCAAAGACGCTCAACTGATCGATTAAGGATTTTTCGCTATGACGGTTTACGCAATCATTGGCGGCACCGGCCTGACCCAGCTGGAAGGCCTGAGCATTCGTCAGTCGCTGGCGGTGGATACGCCTTATGGTGCGCCATCGGCCGAGGTTCAGATTGGCGAATACGCCGGCAAGGAAGTGCTGTTCCTCGCTCGTCACGGTCACCCGCATCGCTTCCCGCCGCACAAGGTCAACTACCGCGCCAACCTTTGGGCGTTGAAGCAGGCCGGGGCCGAAGCGATCATCGCGGTCAACGCCGTGGGCGGAATCCATCCTGCAATGGGCACTGGGCATTTCTGCGTGCCGCATCAGATCGTGGACTACACCAGTGGTCGCGAGCACACCTATTTCGCCGATGACCTGGAACATGTCACTCACATCGACTTCAGCTTTCCCTACAGCGAACCGCTGCGTCAGCAACTGATTGCTGCGTTGGCCGCCGAAGGTTGCGAGTACAGCGATCAGGGCGTTTACGCCTGCACCCAGGGCCCGCGGTTGGAAACCGTTGCTGAAATCGTGCGTCTTGAACGTGACGGTTGCGACATCGTCGGCATGACCGGCATGCCGGAAGCGGCGCTGGCCCGTGAGCTGGATCTGGATTACGCCT includes these proteins:
- a CDS encoding S-methyl-5'-thioinosine phosphorylase, with amino-acid sequence MTVYAIIGGTGLTQLEGLSIRQSLAVDTPYGAPSAEVQIGEYAGKEVLFLARHGHPHRFPPHKVNYRANLWALKQAGAEAIIAVNAVGGIHPAMGTGHFCVPHQIVDYTSGREHTYFADDLEHVTHIDFSFPYSEPLRQQLIAALAAEGCEYSDQGVYACTQGPRLETVAEIVRLERDGCDIVGMTGMPEAALARELDLDYACLSLVVNPAAGKTTEVITMAEIEQALHDGMGKVKSTLARVLKG